From the genome of Candidatus Electrothrix communis, one region includes:
- a CDS encoding metallophosphoesterase, with product MFKFIHAADIHLDSPLRGLSRYESAPAESIRDACRRAFKNLVDLAIDEKVDFVLLAGDLYDGDWKDYSTGIFLSKQMGRLGQHKIQVFAVSGNHDAANRMTKSLDSPSNMKIFSSRKVETVTLENLGVAIHGRSFPTQHVDENLAAGFCTAEKGFFNIGLLHTSLDGREGHAHYAPCSLDDLRSKGYQYWALGHIHKHEIIKEEQYIVFSGCIQGRHVREAGAKGCVLVSVNDGIVSEIDRISIDVLRWSLCDIDLTDAEENREVLERVRKSIEQERVSAEDRPLAMRIRLQGATQIADELAAYPDRLEHQIKALGAETAGDDLWIERIENLTTGKLDLESTLADDNAMGRLLKEILNITNGTDNIDGLKDKIAELRQKAPSEAFGDDSILNLDDEQTVHRIVDEAKHMLIGRFLTIGGAK from the coding sequence ATGTTCAAATTTATTCATGCAGCCGATATTCATTTGGACAGTCCATTACGCGGGTTATCTCGATACGAATCTGCTCCTGCTGAATCCATCCGTGATGCCTGTAGGCGCGCGTTTAAAAACCTAGTGGACCTCGCAATAGATGAGAAAGTGGACTTTGTCTTGTTGGCCGGTGACTTGTATGACGGCGACTGGAAAGATTATAGCACGGGCATATTTCTGAGCAAACAGATGGGACGATTGGGGCAGCACAAGATCCAAGTATTCGCAGTGTCTGGAAATCATGATGCAGCAAATCGAATGACCAAATCCTTGGATAGCCCCTCGAATATGAAAATATTTTCCTCAAGGAAAGTTGAAACGGTCACATTGGAAAACCTCGGTGTGGCAATTCACGGGCGCAGCTTTCCAACGCAACATGTTGACGAAAACTTAGCTGCGGGTTTTTGCACCGCTGAAAAGGGGTTTTTCAATATCGGACTCTTACACACGAGCCTCGACGGTCGTGAAGGCCATGCTCATTATGCGCCATGCTCATTGGATGACCTTCGTTCCAAGGGATACCAATATTGGGCTTTGGGGCACATACATAAGCATGAAATTATTAAAGAAGAGCAGTATATTGTCTTTTCCGGTTGCATCCAGGGACGTCATGTTCGCGAAGCTGGTGCAAAGGGTTGTGTCCTTGTCTCTGTTAATGATGGTATCGTTTCCGAAATCGACAGGATATCCATAGATGTTTTGCGATGGTCCCTGTGTGATATTGACCTAACTGACGCCGAGGAGAACCGAGAGGTTCTAGAGCGTGTTCGAAAAAGCATCGAACAAGAACGTGTATCAGCAGAAGATCGGCCTCTTGCTATGAGGATACGATTGCAGGGGGCTACTCAAATAGCGGATGAACTTGCCGCCTACCCAGATCGGCTTGAGCATCAAATAAAGGCCCTTGGTGCCGAGACTGCCGGAGACGACCTGTGGATTGAGCGAATAGAGAATTTAACCACCGGTAAGCTTGATTTGGAATCAACGTTGGCAGATGACAACGCTATGGGCCGATTGCTGAAAGAGATTCTGAATATCACCAATGGCACTGACAATATTGACGGATTGAAAGATAAAATTGCCGAACTCAGACAAAAGGCACCATCCGAGGCATTTGGCGATGACTCCATTTTAAACCTGGATGACGAGCAAACCGTCCATAGAATTGTTGATGAAGCAAAGCATATGTTGATCGGTAGGTTTCTGACGATAGGAGGTGCGAAATGA
- a CDS encoding glycogen/starch synthase codes for MKKIKKVVMVTREYDGVAGAGGVKDVCRQLSEALVRHAGCDVRVVLPCYGFMDAAARGFKRVQLPCRQEAANIPTVFDVDMNYPDKERRESVSLWRKKERGVVIYLLDALRFAEKQAVYTYTPAEEKEKKWQKAGKGHVDFFAMNVLLQKAALDLMILLNLRPDIIHCHDGHAAILPAMLQEHGGYRHFFCKTGAVVTVHNAGLGYHQEVDDLDFAEAITGLPESALRSGLFNKAFNPFVAAAGYAQINTVSEQYARELQETDEDSRTGLLGHKFLKKGVELVGITNGVNPGDFNPAQGTKRGLAANFNPETGKLDGKRLCKEEMLRSCGAGEDWAAVEQYGSLGDTPESPLFTFIGRLTAQKGLDLLLQAVPLLTTDFQLLVLGSGDSALEQKLQDLAEDDTFRGRICFLKGYDPDLALKIYAAGDFFLIPSLYEPCGLTDYIAQLFGNLPIVHHVGGLVKVLDRKTGFAYQEHTPEALAETMSLALEIYRDNPEQLTVMRRTAVKHIRTHHSWQHVMEDYLSLYRKAL; via the coding sequence GTGAAAAAGATCAAAAAGGTTGTGATGGTTACCCGCGAGTACGACGGCGTGGCCGGGGCCGGGGGCGTAAAGGATGTCTGTCGGCAACTGTCGGAAGCCTTAGTACGGCATGCCGGTTGTGATGTTCGGGTGGTGTTACCCTGTTACGGATTTATGGATGCTGCCGCTCGTGGCTTCAAACGGGTCCAGCTTCCCTGTCGTCAAGAGGCCGCGAACATTCCCACGGTCTTTGATGTGGACATGAATTATCCAGACAAGGAGCGAAGGGAGTCGGTTTCCCTGTGGAGGAAAAAAGAGCGGGGGGTGGTGATCTACCTGCTGGACGCACTTCGTTTTGCGGAAAAACAGGCTGTCTATACCTATACTCCGGCGGAAGAGAAAGAAAAAAAATGGCAAAAGGCCGGGAAAGGTCATGTTGATTTTTTTGCCATGAATGTCCTGCTCCAGAAGGCGGCTCTGGACCTGATGATTCTCCTGAATCTGCGACCGGATATTATTCATTGCCACGACGGGCATGCAGCCATCCTGCCAGCCATGCTCCAGGAGCATGGCGGATATCGCCATTTCTTTTGCAAAACCGGTGCCGTGGTCACGGTTCATAATGCGGGGCTGGGCTATCATCAGGAGGTGGATGATCTGGATTTTGCTGAGGCGATCACCGGGCTACCCGAATCTGCTCTTCGTTCCGGTCTGTTCAATAAGGCCTTTAATCCCTTTGTTGCTGCTGCTGGCTATGCGCAGATAAACACGGTCAGTGAGCAATATGCCCGTGAGCTTCAGGAAACCGATGAGGATAGTCGGACGGGTTTGCTTGGTCATAAATTCCTGAAAAAAGGCGTTGAGTTGGTGGGGATCACCAATGGGGTTAATCCTGGAGACTTTAACCCGGCACAGGGGACAAAAAGAGGCTTAGCCGCCAACTTCAACCCAGAAACAGGGAAGCTGGACGGCAAGAGATTATGCAAAGAGGAGATGCTGCGTTCATGCGGCGCGGGCGAGGACTGGGCAGCTGTTGAGCAGTATGGTTCCCTAGGGGATACGCCGGAATCACCGCTGTTCACCTTTATCGGCAGGTTGACAGCCCAGAAAGGGCTGGATCTTCTTTTGCAGGCCGTCCCCTTGCTTACCACGGATTTTCAGCTCCTGGTTCTTGGGAGCGGTGACAGCGCTTTAGAGCAGAAATTACAAGACTTGGCAGAGGATGATACCTTTCGTGGCCGGATCTGTTTTTTGAAAGGGTATGATCCTGATCTGGCCCTCAAGATATACGCAGCCGGGGATTTTTTTCTCATTCCGTCTCTCTACGAACCCTGCGGCCTCACAGACTATATCGCCCAACTCTTCGGCAATCTTCCCATTGTTCACCATGTGGGCGGGCTGGTCAAGGTACTGGACAGAAAAACCGGGTTTGCCTACCAGGAACATACCCCGGAAGCCCTTGCCGAGACCATGTCCTTGGCCTTGGAAATATACCGGGACAATCCAGAGCAGTTGACCGTCATGCGGCGGACAGCTGTCAAACATATCCGAACCCATCATAGCTGGCAGCATGTGATGGAGGATTATCTCTCGCTGTATCGCAAGGCCTTGTAA
- a CDS encoding thermonuclease family protein, with amino-acid sequence MQKKVILICIISFSLFFGPNMSFGRRGCCSHHSGVCGGSCCDGTPLSEKCGGSSSQKKSRSSSPSYSPPSYSSPRRSSYSSPRRSRRKKSSNTYTPTASYNSPRKFSPSNTSEEQEKKKKSPVTISAVVSKILNSDTLETNKKGHKRISLYGIDAPEEDQPFGKEAKDFFRKKVFKKKIKEKVYDKKDDGTDIALVFAGGKNINELMIKAGYAWVYQPSCDESFCDDWVRYEEEAKAQKKGLWGGSGRIAPWIWR; translated from the coding sequence ATGCAGAAAAAAGTAATATTAATATGTATTATATCCTTTTCGTTGTTTTTTGGGCCAAACATGAGTTTCGGCAGGCGTGGTTGTTGTTCTCATCATAGTGGGGTATGTGGTGGTAGTTGCTGCGATGGCACTCCTTTATCTGAAAAATGCGGAGGAAGTTCGTCTCAAAAAAAATCGAGGAGTTCGTCGCCAAGTTATTCACCGCCAAGTTACTCATCTCCGAGACGTTCTAGTTACTCATCGCCAAGACGTTCTAGGAGAAAGAAATCGTCAAATACATATACACCAACAGCAAGTTACAATTCTCCAAGAAAATTTTCTCCTTCAAACACGTCGGAAGAGCAGGAGAAGAAAAAGAAATCACCCGTAACAATAAGTGCTGTAGTTTCAAAGATTTTGAATTCTGACACGTTGGAAACAAATAAAAAGGGCCATAAAAGAATATCCCTTTATGGCATTGATGCTCCAGAAGAAGATCAACCTTTCGGGAAGGAAGCAAAAGATTTTTTTAGAAAAAAGGTTTTTAAGAAAAAAATAAAAGAAAAGGTCTATGACAAAAAAGATGATGGTACAGATATTGCCCTTGTGTTTGCCGGTGGCAAAAATATTAATGAGTTGATGATAAAGGCTGGCTATGCATGGGTTTATCAACCTTCCTGTGATGAGTCATTTTGTGATGATTGGGTTAGGTATGAAGAGGAAGCCAAGGCACAAAAAAAAGGGTTATGGGGTGGATCAGGACGGATTGCCCCGTGGATCTGGAGATAA
- a CDS encoding AAA family ATPase, translated as MRIDRLDLLAYGPFTEQSLDLTEGNSGLHLIYGDNEAGKSTSLRALIAWLFGIPVRANDNFLHSNPQLRIGGQLRISDGATIEFTRKKGNKDTLLKFGDNEPMDDSFLIPFLPASIDENLFTKLWGIDHERLIAGGRELLEQSGDLGQALFSAAVGTTNLREVLAEMQNSADKIFKPRGSKAVLNQAIANYKDAQKRIKDATLPVSDWKKLQKDLSKTKTAIEELEKDIESQGKVKSRLERVNRVKGALAQRRSVLEKVEALGQVDLLPEDFEEKRKIAGSTLQTARETKERREAKLLRLQEEAESLNVRNDLFQNEEAILALHKELGAVEKTLKDRPQQDGKRRLLRNEAEIFLKTVRPDVGLDQADDLRPLLNNKKWISGLARKHSLLVQKREQAEASIRDIEDERKSLQSELDNNSASDIDLKALKAAIAAARKAGNVEQRLAEAQKQAAEEHEACQNELARLGRYTGSVDSVLQLSLPVSETLDQFEKENDALLEESKNTTRKKHEVTEEKRQAEQHLKVLLLQNDVPTLADLETSRDVRNVSWDLIKRKYIEQTDVAESELPEYIQADDLPSSYEKKVESADDISDRLRMDADQVVKRAELESKIETLQSRIDDLLGVLENVKARQNDFQVRWFTLWEPLKIEAGTPREMKQWHLKAENLIEKIQTAKRSSAHQKSLAEECEQLKRTVSEQISGFDSSTETKDMNLESLTSLCEQRVEEEEAIRDKRRRNEHSLKESEIRLKRKQDELKSAGIDLSRWKQEWINAIEGLGLPEDVHPEHVIETFENLESFVDRYDRSEDLRRRIYGMDQVKEKFEEKVFEFADNIGFKREGIEASAIAAQLNNDLNSAREARARLTEIKSQLKEIEDEIKDTDITIRNSKEQLAALRTQAKVQIDEELVAAGEKSQNKRDLQKSLDMLEQELSRNGDGLSIEDLEKESEELEIDAIESELQIISDALKELLNERDTLRDHRQTLQNEINAMDGSALAANASEEAEEHLASIALNAEQYLRLQAAALILEQRIENYRKANQAPVLARAGELFSKLTLGSYAGLRDELDNKGNPILLGVRPDDKEVTVEGMSDGSRDQLYLSLRLATLEQHLSKGEPMPFVVDDILIGFDDKRTCVCLEVLAELASSTQVLLFTHHRRVIELAKQITAKAGIFIHEIG; from the coding sequence ATGAGAATCGATCGTCTCGACCTACTTGCTTACGGCCCATTTACGGAGCAATCCTTAGACCTCACCGAGGGCAACTCTGGATTACATCTCATCTACGGTGACAACGAAGCGGGTAAAAGCACTTCGCTTCGAGCCCTTATCGCTTGGCTCTTTGGTATTCCTGTCAGGGCCAACGACAATTTCTTACATTCGAATCCGCAGCTCCGAATCGGGGGACAATTGCGAATTTCAGATGGCGCAACCATCGAATTTACAAGAAAGAAGGGGAACAAGGATACTTTACTGAAATTTGGTGATAATGAACCGATGGATGATAGTTTTCTGATACCGTTTCTTCCTGCAAGCATTGACGAAAATCTCTTTACAAAGCTTTGGGGAATTGATCATGAAAGACTGATCGCAGGAGGCCGTGAACTGCTGGAACAGTCTGGAGATCTTGGTCAGGCTCTTTTTAGTGCAGCAGTTGGGACAACGAATCTCCGGGAAGTTTTGGCTGAGATGCAAAACAGCGCGGACAAGATTTTTAAACCGCGAGGTTCCAAGGCGGTCTTAAACCAAGCAATCGCGAACTATAAGGACGCTCAGAAGAGAATAAAAGATGCGACCTTGCCCGTTTCTGACTGGAAGAAACTGCAAAAAGATCTATCAAAGACGAAAACGGCCATTGAGGAACTCGAAAAAGACATTGAATCGCAAGGCAAGGTGAAAAGTCGCCTGGAGAGGGTCAACCGAGTAAAGGGAGCCTTGGCCCAGCGTCGGAGTGTCTTGGAAAAAGTTGAAGCCCTTGGTCAAGTAGATCTGTTGCCGGAAGATTTTGAGGAAAAGAGAAAAATCGCTGGCAGCACGCTTCAAACGGCCCGTGAAACCAAGGAGCGACGAGAAGCAAAACTGCTCCGTTTACAAGAAGAAGCAGAGTCTTTAAATGTTCGTAACGATCTTTTCCAAAATGAGGAAGCCATCTTGGCGCTTCATAAGGAACTTGGAGCCGTCGAAAAAACGCTTAAAGACCGTCCGCAACAGGATGGCAAAAGGCGTTTACTGCGCAATGAAGCGGAAATCTTCCTTAAAACCGTTCGCCCGGATGTCGGTTTGGATCAAGCCGACGATTTACGACCTCTCCTCAATAACAAAAAATGGATCTCAGGATTGGCCCGAAAGCACAGCCTGTTGGTCCAAAAGAGGGAACAGGCCGAAGCATCCATTAGAGATATTGAAGATGAACGCAAATCTCTCCAAAGCGAATTAGACAACAACTCGGCATCCGACATTGACTTGAAAGCGCTTAAAGCCGCGATTGCAGCAGCTCGAAAAGCGGGTAATGTGGAGCAGCGGTTAGCCGAAGCACAAAAGCAGGCTGCTGAAGAACATGAGGCATGCCAAAATGAGCTGGCAAGGCTGGGAAGGTACACCGGCTCGGTCGATTCCGTATTACAACTCTCCCTGCCTGTATCGGAGACGTTGGATCAGTTCGAAAAAGAAAATGACGCATTGTTGGAAGAATCTAAAAATACAACTCGAAAAAAGCATGAAGTCACCGAGGAGAAAAGGCAGGCGGAACAACATTTAAAGGTGCTTCTGCTGCAAAATGATGTGCCGACCCTTGCCGATTTGGAAACGTCACGAGATGTTCGAAATGTCAGTTGGGATTTGATCAAACGCAAGTATATCGAACAAACCGATGTTGCTGAAAGCGAGCTTCCTGAATACATCCAAGCTGACGATTTGCCATCTTCATACGAAAAAAAGGTTGAGTCTGCTGACGATATATCTGATCGCCTCCGCATGGATGCTGACCAAGTCGTCAAGCGGGCAGAGCTCGAATCAAAGATAGAAACTCTCCAGTCACGAATTGATGATTTACTGGGAGTCCTCGAAAACGTCAAGGCAAGACAAAATGATTTCCAAGTAAGATGGTTCACTCTCTGGGAACCGTTGAAGATAGAGGCCGGAACTCCGAGAGAGATGAAGCAGTGGCATCTCAAAGCGGAGAACCTTATCGAAAAAATCCAAACTGCCAAACGCTCCTCTGCACATCAAAAAAGTCTTGCCGAAGAGTGCGAACAACTCAAGCGGACTGTTTCAGAGCAAATATCAGGATTCGATTCATCGACAGAGACGAAGGATATGAACCTTGAATCCTTGACCTCGCTGTGCGAGCAGCGAGTTGAGGAAGAAGAAGCGATTCGTGACAAGCGTCGCCGGAATGAACATTCACTCAAAGAATCCGAAATTCGTCTGAAGAGAAAACAGGATGAATTGAAGTCAGCCGGGATAGACCTTTCAAGATGGAAGCAGGAATGGATCAACGCCATAGAGGGCTTAGGTTTACCTGAGGATGTCCACCCTGAGCATGTCATCGAAACGTTTGAGAATCTAGAGTCTTTCGTTGACAGATACGACAGATCCGAGGACTTGCGCAGGCGAATTTACGGAATGGATCAGGTTAAAGAGAAATTCGAGGAAAAGGTATTCGAGTTTGCCGACAACATAGGATTCAAACGAGAAGGGATAGAGGCATCAGCGATTGCCGCTCAATTGAATAACGATCTGAATTCGGCACGGGAAGCCCGCGCAAGGTTGACTGAAATAAAATCCCAACTCAAAGAAATCGAGGATGAAATTAAGGATACCGACATCACGATCCGAAATTCCAAAGAGCAGTTAGCCGCATTGAGGACTCAGGCCAAGGTTCAAATTGATGAGGAACTGGTGGCGGCTGGTGAAAAATCGCAAAACAAACGAGACCTCCAGAAGAGCTTGGATATGCTTGAACAAGAGCTCAGTCGAAATGGGGATGGCTTGAGTATTGAAGATTTGGAAAAAGAGTCGGAAGAATTGGAGATTGATGCTATCGAGAGTGAACTTCAAATAATTTCTGATGCCCTGAAAGAGCTTCTCAACGAACGTGACACGTTAAGAGATCACCGACAGACGCTTCAAAATGAAATCAACGCGATGGATGGCAGTGCCTTGGCTGCAAATGCATCGGAAGAGGCAGAGGAGCATCTCGCCAGTATAGCGTTGAATGCCGAACAATATCTTCGTCTCCAGGCCGCCGCACTTATCCTCGAACAGCGAATCGAAAACTACCGCAAGGCAAACCAAGCCCCGGTCCTGGCAAGAGCAGGCGAATTGTTCTCCAAGCTTACCTTGGGTTCCTATGCGGGACTCCGCGACGAATTGGATAACAAAGGGAATCCCATCTTATTGGGAGTACGCCCCGATGACAAAGAGGTTACTGTCGAAGGTATGAGCGATGGTTCACGAGACCAGCTTTACCTCTCCCTACGGCTGGCTACGCTTGAACAGCATTTGAGCAAGGGGGAGCCCATGCCTTTTGTCGTGGACGATATTCTCATTGGCTTTGATGATAAGCGTACTTGCGTCTGCTTGGAAGTTCTTGCGGAGTTAGCATCAAGTACCCAGGTGCTTCTTTTTACCCATCACAGAAGAGTTATTGAACTGGCAAAACAAATTACCGCGAAAGCTGGGATTTTTATACATGAGATTGGCTAG
- the gap gene encoding type I glyceraldehyde-3-phosphate dehydrogenase: protein MSIRIGINGFGRIGRNIFRALSEDKAFADIEVVGINDLTDIKTIAHLLKYDSVMGVSPSDIISSDKGIIVDGREIQVFSHRNPADIPWKEMGAEYVLECTGLFRDQDTAGVHIDAGASKVIISAPAKGGVKTFVMGVNEDEYDPTTHHVVSNASCTTNCLAPVAQVILNNFGIKRGLMTTVHAYTGDQRLLDFPHSDLRRARAAAMSMIPTNTGAASAVALVIPELKNKFDGLAVRVPTPDVSLVDVVMEVERETTVTEVNKAFQEADGRVLRYCDEPLVSIDFQGDPHSSIVDGLCTRVLGTSVKVMSWYDNEWGYSNRMLDLVLHMEANKPL from the coding sequence ATGAGCATAAGAATCGGGATTAACGGGTTCGGGCGTATCGGAAGAAATATTTTTCGGGCACTCAGTGAAGACAAGGCATTTGCAGATATTGAAGTTGTCGGTATCAACGATCTCACCGACATTAAAACCATTGCCCATCTGTTGAAATACGATTCGGTTATGGGAGTAAGCCCGTCCGATATCATAAGCAGTGATAAGGGTATCATCGTTGACGGCCGGGAGATACAGGTGTTCAGCCATCGAAACCCGGCAGATATTCCCTGGAAAGAGATGGGTGCGGAATACGTCCTCGAATGTACAGGTCTTTTCAGGGATCAAGACACCGCAGGTGTCCATATTGATGCCGGAGCCTCCAAGGTGATTATCTCTGCGCCAGCCAAGGGCGGGGTGAAGACCTTTGTTATGGGCGTGAATGAGGATGAATATGATCCGACTACGCATCATGTTGTTTCCAATGCCTCCTGTACAACCAACTGTTTAGCTCCGGTTGCCCAGGTGATTCTGAATAATTTTGGGATCAAGCGGGGGCTGATGACCACGGTTCACGCCTATACTGGGGATCAGCGCCTGCTGGATTTTCCCCACTCCGACCTGCGCCGGGCACGGGCTGCAGCCATGTCCATGATTCCCACTAATACCGGTGCTGCCTCAGCTGTGGCCTTGGTTATCCCGGAATTGAAAAATAAATTTGACGGGTTAGCTGTCCGGGTTCCGACCCCTGATGTCTCGTTGGTGGATGTGGTTATGGAGGTTGAGCGCGAGACCACTGTGACGGAAGTCAACAAGGCGTTTCAGGAGGCGGATGGTCGTGTCCTTCGTTATTGTGATGAGCCGCTGGTGTCCATTGACTTCCAGGGCGATCCTCATTCCTCCATTGTCGACGGCCTCTGCACCCGGGTTTTGGGGACCTCGGTCAAGGTCATGTCTTGGTATGATAACGAGTGGGGGTATTCCAATCGGATGCTTGATCTGGTCCTGCATATGGAAGCAAATAAGCCATTATAA
- a CDS encoding carbonic anhydrase family protein, with product MKKIMSAIAAVLALTAGNSVASGGGHWGYTGEGAPEHWGSLNPAYVLCDKGANQSPVDLTNFIEAELEPIHFNYTGLVTEVAHNDYAIQAKYTAGSTIKVNGKIFTLKYINFHAPSEHMVNGGQVPIEVHFVHTDIDGNFAVIAVMYTLGNEHAELKKIWQQMPVEAGKKVGMASQVRADHLMPENKDYYRVNGSLTTPPCTEGVLWLVMKNPVPVSEAQVKQLAKVLKHPNNRPVQPLNARPILQ from the coding sequence ATGAAGAAAATAATGTCGGCTATCGCCGCTGTGTTGGCTCTGACAGCAGGGAACTCGGTAGCCTCCGGCGGAGGACACTGGGGATATACAGGCGAAGGTGCTCCAGAACACTGGGGATCGTTGAATCCAGCTTATGTTCTTTGTGATAAGGGGGCTAATCAGTCACCGGTTGATTTGACCAATTTCATCGAAGCAGAACTGGAGCCGATCCACTTTAATTATACAGGCCTGGTGACTGAGGTTGCCCATAATGATTATGCGATTCAGGCGAAGTACACAGCTGGTTCCACTATCAAGGTGAATGGAAAGATCTTCACCTTGAAATATATTAATTTTCACGCGCCCAGTGAACACATGGTTAACGGGGGCCAAGTTCCTATAGAAGTTCATTTCGTCCATACTGATATTGACGGCAACTTTGCCGTTATCGCAGTAATGTATACCCTTGGCAACGAACATGCTGAGTTGAAAAAAATCTGGCAGCAGATGCCTGTTGAAGCGGGTAAAAAGGTAGGCATGGCCTCCCAGGTGAGGGCAGATCATCTGATGCCGGAGAACAAAGATTATTATCGCGTTAACGGCTCGCTGACCACCCCTCCCTGTACCGAAGGGGTGCTGTGGCTGGTTATGAAAAATCCTGTCCCGGTCTCGGAAGCGCAGGTCAAACAACTTGCCAAAGTCTTGAAGCATCCCAATAATCGTCCGGTTCAGCCGCTCAATGCCCGCCCGATTTTGCAGTAA
- the aroC gene encoding chorismate synthase: protein MAGSTFGTVFKVTTWGESHGTALGAVIDGCPPGIDLTPEIIQAELERRRPGKGGATSPRNEPDMVQIMSGIFQPEGCASPKTTGTPISLVIFNKDAHSKSYSHLQDAFRPGHGDLTYQKKYGIRDHRGGGRASARETAARVAAGAVAKQLLDRYDMSVQAYTVALGGIKAEQRDFEQIEQNRLFCPDNAAAERMEERIREVRSQGDTLGGIVEIRARCKVGLGEPVFDKLDAELARALMSIGAVKGVEIGSGFQVAEMLGSENNDAIAPEGFLSNNAGGILAGVSNGEEIIVRVAVKPIPSIHKEQQTVNTENEPVRIKVGGRHDISAIPRIIPVCEAMVRLTLADHLLRQQAIQISE, encoded by the coding sequence ATGGCAGGAAGCACATTCGGCACGGTCTTCAAGGTGACAACTTGGGGTGAATCGCACGGCACCGCCCTTGGGGCAGTTATTGACGGTTGTCCTCCGGGGATTGATCTGACCCCTGAGATTATCCAGGCGGAACTGGAACGTCGTCGGCCGGGAAAGGGCGGGGCCACTTCTCCGCGCAACGAGCCAGACATGGTCCAGATTATGTCCGGGATCTTTCAGCCGGAAGGATGTGCCTCTCCCAAGACCACAGGTACGCCGATTTCCCTGGTGATCTTTAATAAAGACGCCCATTCTAAATCCTACAGCCATTTGCAGGATGCCTTTCGACCCGGCCACGGGGATTTGACCTATCAGAAAAAATACGGTATTCGTGATCACCGAGGCGGCGGGCGAGCTTCTGCCCGCGAAACAGCAGCTCGGGTGGCAGCCGGAGCCGTGGCGAAACAGCTGCTTGATCGGTACGATATGTCGGTGCAGGCCTATACCGTGGCTTTAGGCGGGATCAAAGCGGAGCAACGTGATTTTGAGCAGATTGAGCAGAATCGCCTTTTTTGCCCGGATAATGCAGCTGCAGAGCGGATGGAAGAGCGGATCAGAGAGGTGCGCAGCCAGGGTGATACCCTGGGCGGTATTGTCGAGATTCGGGCTCGCTGCAAGGTTGGTCTTGGTGAACCGGTTTTTGATAAGCTTGATGCGGAATTGGCTCGTGCCCTGATGTCCATCGGCGCGGTGAAAGGGGTTGAAATAGGTTCCGGTTTCCAGGTCGCAGAAATGCTGGGCTCAGAAAATAATGACGCCATTGCCCCTGAAGGATTTCTCAGCAATAATGCAGGCGGAATTTTGGCTGGGGTCAGTAACGGCGAGGAAATCATCGTCCGGGTGGCGGTCAAGCCCATCCCCTCGATCCATAAGGAACAGCAAACCGTAAATACTGAAAATGAACCGGTGCGCATCAAGGTGGGTGGTCGTCATGATATCTCTGCCATTCCGAGAATCATCCCGGTCTGTGAAGCAATGGTACGCCTGACCCTTGCAGATCACCTTCTCCGCCAGCAGGCAATACAGATAAGCGAATAA